The following are encoded in a window of Oreochromis aureus strain Israel breed Guangdong linkage group 10, ZZ_aureus, whole genome shotgun sequence genomic DNA:
- the tbc1d8b gene encoding TBC1 domain family member 8B isoform X3: MRTLSVFDSSEDVTSFVQGKIRGLIAEEGKTCLVQEDDPEKFREAHLRFEKWFELPPGEKLVTYYSCSYWKGKVPCQGWLYLSTNFLCFYSYLLGAEVKLVISWDELWRLEKTSNVILTESIHVLAHGEDHYFSMLMHLNETFVIMEQLADYSIKRLFDKESFQREPALSDPLQITKRGLEANAKSEQFRTFFRLPKEENLLEVHESFLWVPFSHFNTLGKICLSENYLCFASQDGSQCHVIIPMREVVNVEKPDSSSRALTVCVRGKRALRFSEVRDYQRLANTIRSRCGINASPQHSASSEAIRGECQSLINHFEDNPEDVTLMVGQKDSSKAVSTEALMTVFHPQDVENLDPKMLKEKMKEQSWNIHFSEYGRGTSMFFTRKTRDLIVRGVPEALRGELWMLFSGAVNDMATHPGYYTELVEQSLGTSTLATDEIERDLHRSLPEHPAFQSDTGISALRRVLTAYAYRNPKIGYCQAMNILTSVLLLYAKEEEAFWLLVAVCERMLPDYFNRRIIGALVDQAVFEDLIRENLPQLVEHMTDLSFFSSVSLSWFLTLFISVLPIESAVNVVDCFFYDGIKAILQLGLAVLDYNMEALISCHDDAEAVTILNKFFDSVTNKDSPLPPTVQQASVGNNDKASHISVDISELIREAYEKYGNIRSEEVESSRKRNKLYVIQTLEDTTKQNVIRVVSQDVRFSASQLDELYNLFKRQHFLSCYWTMNSPALLHHDPSLAYLEQYQLGFQQFSMLFSLLEPWAFCSIKSTLSLWVFRLIDENQDGLINFKEFCCALDTLYTGSFTNKLKFLFKLHLPPAFTGSPLHLKEQRIQHFIPVTEDSSHLNRLTAFDLPEDGVIRKSPERGRGKVDLQAYLKQWQNEILKKEESIKDLPRINQTQFIQFSKTLYNIFHGDPEEELLYRAVAHVTSLLLRMEEVGRRLQEPSSPPESKKPANTTVGEESSTEESSTTPESSDTSSSHNSQDLSETEWSFSFEQVLASLLNEPAIVSFFERPVDIQTKLGQAKVAQLKSKTNK; encoded by the exons ATGAGGACGCTCTCTGTTTTTGACTCCAGCGAAGACGTCACCAGCTTTGTACAGGGCAAGATTAGA GGTCTTATTGCCGAAGAGGGGAAGACATGCTTAGTGCAGGAGGATGATCCCGAGAAGTTTCGAGAAGCCCACTTGAGGTTTGAGAAGTGGTTTGAGCTGCCACCAGGGGAAAAGTTGGTCACATATTACTCATGCAGTTACTGGAAAGGAAAAGTACCCTGCCAGGGCTGGCTCTACCTCAGCACAAACTTCCTGTGCTTCTATTCATACCTTCTGGGAGCTGAGG TGAAACTAGTCATCTCCTGGGATGAGCTTTGGAGGCTGGAGAAAACCTCTAATGTAATTCTGACTGAGAGCATCCATGTTTTGGCTCACGGAGAGGATCACTACTTCTCCATGCTGATGCACCTGAACGAAACGTTCGTCATCATGGAACAGTTGGCTGACTACTCCATCAAGCGTCTTTTTGATAAAGAGTCCTTCCAGAGAGAGCCAGCGCTGTCTGACCCGCTGCAGATTACAAAGAG AGGGCTAGAAGCTAATGCAAAGAGTGAGCAATTCAGGACATTTTTCAGGCTTCCCAAAGAGGAAAACCTGTTAGAGGTGCACGAGAGCTTCTTGTGGGTTCCCTTCAGCCATTTTAACACGCTTGGCAAGATCTGTCTGTCTGAGAACTACCTGTGTTTTGCCAGTCAGGATGGAAGTCAGTGCCATGTCATTATTCCAATGCGAGAG GTTGTTAACGTTGAGAAACCAGACTCAAGCAGCAGAGCTTTAACGGTGTGCGTGCGTGGCAAGAGGGCGCTGCGTTTCTCTGAGGTGCGGGACTATCAGCGGCTTGCCAATACAATCCGTAGTAGGTGTGGGATTAATGCCAGCCCACAGCACTCTGCTTCATCAGAG GCCATACGGGGAGAATGTCAGTCTCTCATAAACCACTTTGAGGACAATCCAGAGGACGTAACTTTAATGGTGGGCCAGAAAGACAGCAGCAAGGCCGTGAGCACTGAGGCTCTCATGACTGTTTTCCACCCCCAGGATGTTGAAAACCTTGATCCCAAAATG CTTAAAGAGAAGATGAAGGAGCAGTCTTGGAACATCCATTTCTCTGAGTATGGACGTGGTACAAGTATGTTCTTTACCAGGAAGACACGAGACTTGATTGTGCGCGGAGTTCCTGAGGCCTTGAGGGGAGAGCTGTGGATGCTTTTCTCAG GGGCTGTAAACGACATGGCCACTCACCCCGGCTATTACACTGAGCTGGTTGAACAGTCTCTGGGCACAAGCACTCTGGCTACAGATGAGATTGAAAGAGACCTGCACCGCTCTCTCCCTGAGCACCCAGCCTTTCAGAGCGACACAGGAATCTCAGCTCTTCGCAGAGTCCTTACTGCCTATGCCTACAGGAACCCTAAAATTGGATACTGCCAG GCTATGAACATTCTCACCTCGGTTCTCCTGCTGTATGCAAAAGAAGAGGAGGCTTTCTGGCTGCTGGTAGCCGTCTGTGAGAGGATGCTGCCAGATTACTTCAACCGCCGAATTATTG GTGCTTTGGTTGACCAGGCTGTGTTCGAAGATCTGATTAGAGAAAACCTCCCCCAGCTGGTAGAACACATGACAGACCTGAGCTTCTTCTCCTCCGTGTCTCTGTCCTGGTTTCTTACGCTTTTCATAAGCGTGCTGCCCATAGAGAGCGCCGTGAACGTGgtggattgttttttttacgACGGAATCAAAGCCATCCTGCAGCTCGGCCTGGCCGTGCTGGACTACAACATGGAGGCTCTGATCAGCTGCCACGATGACGCAGAAGCTGTCACCATCCTCAACAA gttcttTGACAGTGTGACAAACAAAGACAGCCCATTGCCCCCGACAGTGCAGCAAGCTTCAGTAGGCAATAATGATAAAGCATCTCACATCAGCGTAGATATCAGTGAGCTGATCCGAGAGGCCTATGAG AAATATGGAAATATCCGTTCAGAGGAAGTTGAGAGTTCacgaaaaagaaacaaactataTGTGATTCAAACACTGGAGGACACAACCAAGCAAAACGTG ATCCGGGTGGTGTCCCAAGATGTCAGATTCAGTGCCTCACAACTGGATGAGCTTTATAATTTATTCAAA AGGCAGCATTTCCTCAGCTGCTACTGGACAATGAACAGCCCAGCTCTGCTTCATCATGACCCCAGTCTGGCCTATCTGGAGCAGTACCAGCTGGGTTTTCAACAGTTCAGCATGCTCTTCTCCCTGCTGGAGCCCTGGGCTTTCTGCAGCATCAAGAGCACCCTCTCCCTCTGGGTTTTCCGCCTGATAGATGAGAACCAGGATGGTCTCATTAACTTTAAAGAATTCTGCTGTGCCCTTG ATACTTTATACACTGGATCTTTCACAAATAAGTTGAAATTTCTCTTCAAGCTCCACCTGCCACCGG CCTTCACAGGTAGTCCTTTGCACTTAAAGGAACAAAGAATCCAGCACTTTATTCCAGTGACTGAAGACTCTTCTCACTTGAATAGACTCACTG CCTTTGATCTTCCAGAAGATGGTGTGATAAGGAAAAGCCCTGAAAGAG GAAGAGGGAAGGTTGACCTGCAGGCCTATCTGAAACAATGGCagaatgaaatattaaagaaagaGGAATCCATCAAAGACCTGCCCAGAATTAATCAG ACTCAATTCATCCAGTTCTCCAAGACCCTGTACAACATTTTTCATGGTGATCCCGAAGAGGAGTTGCTGTACCGAGCCGTGGCTCATGTGACCAGCCTCCTCCTGAGGATGGAAGAGGTGGGGCGGAGACTGCAGGAGCCGAGCAGCCCGCCCGAGTCCAAAAAGCCTGCCAATACCACTGTTGGCGAGGAGTCTTCAACCGAAGAGTCCTCCACAACCCCGGAGAGCTCTGACACCTCCAGCTCCCACAACAGTCAAGACCTCTCAGAGACAGAGTGGTCGTTTTCCTTCGAGCAGGTCTTAGCATCTCTGCTCAATGAACCGGCCATAGTCAGCTTCTTTGAGAGGCCTGTCGATATTCAGACGAAGCTTGGACAAGCTAAGGTCGCCCAGCTGAAGTCAAAGACCAATAAGTGA